The sequence CGCCGAGGTAGCTGAGAGTGATCACGCTGGCGCCTTCGCTGAAGAGGGGCTTGGCGTGCTTGCAGAGCGGTGCCAGGGAATAGGCGCTCACCTCGAGGGCCCGGGTAAAGCCTTCGGGAGAGATGTTCGAGTAATCACCGATCAGCTCGTCCTTACCGGCGAAGGCCAGGCAGTGCACGAGGACATCGATCTGACCCCACTGCTCCTTGACCTTGGCAAAGACCGCCTCGATCTGAGAGGGATCCTGCACGTTGAGGGGCTCAAACAGGGTCGGAGCCAGGGGCGCGGTCAGCTCACGCACCTTGCCTTCAAAGCGCCCCTTCTCATCGGGGAGGTAGGTCACCCCGAGTTCAGCGCCGGCGGCGTGCAGTTGCTGGGCGATGCCCCAAGCGATCGACTTGTTGTTGGCGATGCCCGTGACGAGGGCCTTCTTACCGCGCAGATCGAGGAGCATGAATCGGGCACTTGCGATCGGGGGATTCTCACCCAGCCACGGCCGTGGACTCAACCGGGCAGGATCAACGGCCCCCAAGACCCCGCCGTTGGCTAGTCCCTCCCTGCGCGGAGTGCCCCTGAATTGGGATGAGCACCCGGGCGATCTTCCCCGCCAATTCACCGACCGCAGCGAGCTGGAGCGCGCGTTGCAACAGCTGTTTCCCGAGGCCAGCGGCAACCTGAGCCCGATCCCAGGAGGCCGCCATCAGGCCGAGGCTCTGCTGAACAAGGTCAAGCCCGAGCGCTACGCCAAGGCCCGCAACTTCCTCAGTGGTCCCGTCACCAGGCTCTCGCCCTACATCCGCCATGGGGCGATCAGCCTGGCGGAGGTGCGTGATGCCGTCTTTGCCCGCACCAAGCAACGGCAGGCCAGCGAAAAGCTGATCAATGAGCTGGGCTGGCGGGACTACTGGCAGCGCCTCTGGGCTCAGCTGGGCGATGGGATCTGGAGGGATCAAGAACCCCTCAAGACCGGACATCACCCCGGGGCCTACGCCGAGACACTCCCGGCGGATCTGACCGAAGGTCAGACCGGTTTGGCCTGCATGGACGGCTTCATCCAGGAGTTGCACCAGACCGGCTGGCTCCACAACCACGCCCGGATGTGGCTGGCGGCCTATGTCGTGCACTGGCGGCGGATCCGCTGGCAAGCAGGCGCCCAGTGGTTCCTGCGCCATCTGCTGGATGGAGACCCGGCCAGCAACAACCTCAGCTGGCAGTGGGTGGCCAGCAGCTTCAGCCACAAGCCCTACTTCTTCAACCGCTCAAACCTGGAGCGCTACAGCGATGGCCGCTACTGCCAGGACTGCGGACTGAGCGCCAAGGGCTGCCCGTTTGAGGCCAGCTACGAGGAGCTCGAGCAACGCCTGTTCCAGCAGCAAGCCGCCATCCGCGACACGGGCGATCGCCCCAACCGCCGCCAACGCCCCTCGAGCTCCAAAGCCTCCGCCTTCAGCCGTCCCGCCAAGCCAAACCGATGAAGCATCCGATCCTTTGGCTGCACGGCGACGCCCTAGGCCCCAGCAACCCCGCTCTGTTGGCCCACCCCGGTCAGCCGGCGGTATTCGTCTTCGACCGCGAGCTGCTGCGGGGCAAGAGCCCCACCACCGCCGATCCCCAGGACGCCGCGCCGGAGGCCGTCAGCCTGAAGCGCATCGGCTTTCTCTATGAGTGCCTGCTGGAGTTGCCGGTGAGCCTGCGCCACGGGGATGTAGCTCGTGAGGTGCTGCGCTTTGCCCAGGCCCATGGCGCAGGCGGCATCGTCACCAGCTCCAGCGTGGACCCCCGGGTTGAGAGCATCTGCCGCGAACTCGAGCGAGCCCTACCGGTCGTGCAGTTGGATCCAGCGCCATTTGTCGAGCTCGACGAGGGCGTGAATCTGGGGCGCTTTAGCCGCTACTGGAGGCAAGCCGAACGGGAAGTCTGGGCCGACTGGGCGCCGCAGACTTAAGAAGCTGCGTTCTCCTCAGGGGGACTGAGCAGGTGCCGCTCCTCCAACATCGGGAAGGAGGGAGCCGTGACCTCAGCGGCGCTGCGGGGCGGCGCCGTCCACCGCCAACGGGCCTTGGGTGCGCGCTGACGGCAGAGCGCCTGGAGCTCCTGCCGCAGTACCCGCTGCACGTCCTTGCGGTTTGCCGCCTCAAAAAACTCCTCACGGGTTGCCAAACCCGTACTGAAGGGACGGCTGCCGTTGCCGTTAAAGAGGCGAGCCGGATCCACCAGCCAGCGAGGCTTGCAGACCCCAGCTTCTCGGGTGTCGGTCGCGAGCCAGATGTGCAGCCCGTAGCCGTCGGGCTGGTTGACCACCGCCAGACCGTCGTGGGGCTGGGAGCGTTGCAAGGGGTAGATCGTCCAGGTGGCGCTGCGGTGGGCGGGCACGCAACCCACCACAGCCAAAGCCAGAAGAGCCGCTGCGGGACGGGGCCAACCCAAGGCAGTTCAGGGCACAATCAGCCCCATTCTGGTGGCGTTGTCATGGTGCTCACCCCGTCTGAAATGTTGCCCCTGGGAACGCCCCTGCCGGCGTTCGCGCTGGAGCGGGCCACGGGGGGACGCTGGGAGACCACAGCGCTGGAGTCCAAGCCAGTGCTGGTGCTGTTCATCTGTGCCCACTGCCCCTATGTGATCCACATCGAGCCCGAACTGGGCCGCCTGGAGCGCGACTACGGCGAACGGGTGCAGATCGTGGCGATCTCCAGCAACAGCACGATCACCCACCCCCAGGACGGCCCCGAAGGCTTACGAGCCCAGGCCGAACGCCAAGGCTGGAGCTTCCCCTATCTCTTTGATGCCAGCCAAGCGGTGGCCAGGGCCTTCCAGGCGGCCTGCACCCCCGATCTCTTCCTGTTCAACAGCCAGCACAAGCTCGTCTACCGCGGCCAGTTGGATTCGAGCCGTCCCGGCAACGACGAACCCCTCACGGGTGCGGACCTACGGGCTGCAATTGATGACCTGTTGGCCGGGAACGCGGTGAATCCCGATCAGCGCCCCTCGATTGGCTGCAACATCAAGTGGCATCCGGCGAAGGCCTAAAAGGCCGAGAACCGAATCAGGGCCTTAAGGTTGCCGGCATGCAGGTGCCCCCTTTCAGCCTCACCGAACAGCTGGCGCAGCTCGGGCCTGAGCTGGATGCAGCGGTTTTAGAGGTCCTCCGTAGCGGTCAATACATCGGCGGAGGGGTCATCGCGGCGTTCGAGAAAGCCTTCGCCGAAAGCGTTGGTACTCCCTTTGCTGTGGGCTGCAACAGCGGCACTGATGCCTTGATCCTGGCCCTGCGCGGCCTGGGCATTGGTCCTGGCGATGAGGTGATCACCGCCTCCTTCAGCTTTTTTGCCACGGCCGAGGCCATCAGCGCGGTGGGCGCCACCCCGGTCTTCGTCGACGTCGAGGAGAGCTCCTATCTGATTGATCTGGATCAGGTCGAGGCCGCGATCACGCCGGCGACCAAGGCCCTGATCCCGGTCCATCTCTTCGGCCGGCCCGTCGACATGGAGCGGGTTGGCTCTATCGCAGAGCGCCACAACCTGAAGGTGGTCGAGGACTGCGCCCAAGCCAGCGGCGCCAGCTGGGCGGGACGCCCAGTGGGCAGCTGGGGCGACGTGGGCTGCTTCAGCTTCTTCCCCACCAAAAACCTCGGTGGTGCCGGAGACGGTGGTGCCGTGACCTGCAAAGACAAAGCCCTGGCCCAGCGCATGCGGGAGCTGGCGGTGCACGGGATGCCCCGCCGCTATCTCCACAGCGAACTCGGCTACAACAGCCGTCTCGATTCCATCCAGGCCGCCGTTCTCAACGTCAAGCTGCCTCACCTAAGTAGCTGGGTCGAGAAGCGGACCGCGATTGCCCAGCGCTACCGCACAGAACTCAGCGGCAGCGACGGCTTCGCCCTGCCCAAGGCCGGCCCCGCTGGCCACAGCTGGAACCAGTTCGTGGTGCGCGTCCCCACCTGCAGCCCCAACCCGGCCTGCAGCTCCAGTTGCACCCCCTCCGCTGACAACGCCAACTTCGGCCTACCCGAGGCCTGCTGCCGCGACTGGCTCAAGCAGCAGCTGCAGGACGCTGGCGTAACGACGATCATTTATTACCCAATCCCGATCCACCGGCAGCCGGCCTATGCCCACCTGAACTACGCGCCCGGCTCGCTGCCCATCACCGAGCGGCTCTGCTCTGAGGTCCTGAGTCTCCCGATCTTCCCCGAACTCAGCGCCGAGCAGCAAGGTCGGGTGATTGAGGTGCTTCAGCAGTTGACTGCGAAGTCAGAAGCTGCGAACGGAACAGCACAAGTCGCCGCCTGAGTTAAGCAGCCACAGCCGTGCGCCAATCGATCGCCGAGCGCTATATCCAACGATTCAGCCTCAGTAGAGAATGTCTCTATGTATGGGGCCGCAAACCATCGGCAAAACGGGTTGAACGGCGCAGC is a genomic window of Synechococcus sp. A10-1-5-1 containing:
- a CDS encoding DegT/DnrJ/EryC1/StrS aminotransferase family protein; this encodes MQVPPFSLTEQLAQLGPELDAAVLEVLRSGQYIGGGVIAAFEKAFAESVGTPFAVGCNSGTDALILALRGLGIGPGDEVITASFSFFATAEAISAVGATPVFVDVEESSYLIDLDQVEAAITPATKALIPVHLFGRPVDMERVGSIAERHNLKVVEDCAQASGASWAGRPVGSWGDVGCFSFFPTKNLGGAGDGGAVTCKDKALAQRMRELAVHGMPRRYLHSELGYNSRLDSIQAAVLNVKLPHLSSWVEKRTAIAQRYRTELSGSDGFALPKAGPAGHSWNQFVVRVPTCSPNPACSSSCTPSADNANFGLPEACCRDWLKQQLQDAGVTTIIYYPIPIHRQPAYAHLNYAPGSLPITERLCSEVLSLPIFPELSAEQQGRVIEVLQQLTAKSEAANGTAQVAA
- a CDS encoding FAD-binding domain-containing protein — its product is MPLNWDEHPGDLPRQFTDRSELERALQQLFPEASGNLSPIPGGRHQAEALLNKVKPERYAKARNFLSGPVTRLSPYIRHGAISLAEVRDAVFARTKQRQASEKLINELGWRDYWQRLWAQLGDGIWRDQEPLKTGHHPGAYAETLPADLTEGQTGLACMDGFIQELHQTGWLHNHARMWLAAYVVHWRRIRWQAGAQWFLRHLLDGDPASNNLSWQWVASSFSHKPYFFNRSNLERYSDGRYCQDCGLSAKGCPFEASYEELEQRLFQQQAAIRDTGDRPNRRQRPSSSKASAFSRPAKPNR
- the fabI gene encoding enoyl-ACP reductase FabI, translated to MLLDLRGKKALVTGIANNKSIAWGIAQQLHAAGAELGVTYLPDEKGRFEGKVRELTAPLAPTLFEPLNVQDPSQIEAVFAKVKEQWGQIDVLVHCLAFAGKDELIGDYSNISPEGFTRALEVSAYSLAPLCKHAKPLFSEGASVITLSYLGAERAIPNYNVMGVAKAALEASVRYLAAELGEKQVRVNAISAGPIRTLASSAIGGILDMIHNVEEKAPLHRTVTQDEVGGTAAFLASNLASGITGQTIYVDAGYCITGM
- a CDS encoding thioredoxin family protein, whose product is MVLTPSEMLPLGTPLPAFALERATGGRWETTALESKPVLVLFICAHCPYVIHIEPELGRLERDYGERVQIVAISSNSTITHPQDGPEGLRAQAERQGWSFPYLFDASQAVARAFQAACTPDLFLFNSQHKLVYRGQLDSSRPGNDEPLTGADLRAAIDDLLAGNAVNPDQRPSIGCNIKWHPAKA